The following are encoded together in the Hemicordylus capensis ecotype Gifberg chromosome 4, rHemCap1.1.pri, whole genome shotgun sequence genome:
- the XKR9 gene encoding XK-related protein 9 isoform X1 — MVNHEIKTMRFTKRDFAMMALGIVVYIVDVGADLWVASNYFHQAHYTWGTLTLITLLLSSVIVQIFSFTWFEEDNSEKLNWIFALHALQGGIFTRYWFALKYGYQAAFKLNSSGDTLIDGPTGIIHKRAIDAMADISMLRLFKAFLESTPQLLLQIYILMTSDISTFSQSLNEGGSSREQDASITMGFSSISCSTVDYQIALRKSLPDRNEFAGTFPKIVYLLYKLLTLTSWILSIALLTVLSTKCSIVLFAFLWVGGISWVLKQHTTFCKSKAKEIVYRIIVGIILIFTFFNIKGEKTKIPHYVYYGTRAFITIAIVCACLFWKSVFNGKIHLLAVIIVIVLMLILGIIFLIVYYTFLHPNIYCTQDVVDGTGSESEEICRIRGFLMH; from the exons ATGGTCAATCATGAAATCAAGACAATGAGATTTACTAAACGGGATTTTGCAATGATGGCTCTTGGAATTGTGGTTTATATAGTGGATGTTGGAGCAGATCTTTGGGTGGCAAGTAATTATTTCCACCAGGCACATTATACGTGGGGTACGTTAACATTGATTACACTACTTCTTTCATCAGTAATTGTCCAGATTTTCAGTTTTACCTGGTTTGAAGAAGACAATTCTGAGAAGCTGAACTGGATTTTTGCATTACATGCCTTACAAGGTGGAATATTTACAAG GTATTGGTTTGCACTGAAGTATGGTTACCAGGCGGCATTTAAGTTAAACAGCTCAGGAGATACATTGATTGATGGCCCCACCGGCATCATTCACAAAAGAGCCATTGATGCAATGGCTGATATAAGCATGCTCCGGCTATTTAAGGCGTTTCTGGAAAGCACACCCCAACTTCTTCTTCAGATCTACATCCTGATGACATCTGATATTTCTACCTTCAGTCAGT CACTTAATGAAGGTGGAAGTAGCAGAGAGCAAG ATGCTTCGATCACCATGGGATTCAGCAGTATTTCCTGCTCAACTGTGGATTATCAGATAGCTTTGCGAAAATCCTTGCCTGATAGAAATGAATTTGCTGGGACATTTCCCAAAATAGTGTATCTTTTGTATAAACTGTTGACTTTAACTTCTTGGATACTTAGCATTGCACTGCTTACAGTACTGAGCACCAAATGTTCTATTGTTCTATTTGCGTTTCTTTGGGTTGGGGGTATAAGTTGGGTGCTGAAGCAGCACACTACATTTTGCAAATCCAAAGCAAAAGAAATTGTATATAGGATTATTGTAGGAATAATTCTTATTTTTACCTTCTTTAATATCAAGGGAGAAAAGACAAAAATCCCCCATTATGTTTATTATGGCACTCGAGCATTTATAACTATAGCTATAGTGTGTGCTTGCCTGTTCTGGAAATCAGTTTTTAATGGGAAAATACACTTGTTAGCTGTGATAATTGTAATTGTTCTTATGCTAATATTAGGTATTATTTTTCTTATTGTTTATTATACTTTTCTTCATCCTAATATTTATTGCACACAAGATGTAGTTGATGGAACAGGAAGTGAAAGTGAAGAAATTTGTAGAATAAGGGGATTTCTGATGCATTAA
- the XKR9 gene encoding XK-related protein 9 isoform X5: MLLKAQILRAASQRYWFALKYGYQAAFKLNSSGDTLIDGPTGIIHKRAIDAMADISMLRLFKAFLESTPQLLLQIYILMTSDISTFSQSLNEGGSSREQDASITMGFSSISCSTVDYQIALRKSLPDRNEFAGTFPKIVYLLYKLLTLTSWILSIALLTVLSTKCSIVLFAFLWVGGISWVLKQHTTFCKSKAKEIVYRIIVGIILIFTFFNIKGEKTKIPHYVYYGTRAFITIAIVCACLFWKSVFNGKIHLLAVIIVIVLMLILGIIFLIVYYTFLHPNIYCTQDVVDGTGSESEEICRIRGFLMH, from the exons ATGTTATTGAAAGCACAGATATTACGTGCGGCAAGCCAAAg GTATTGGTTTGCACTGAAGTATGGTTACCAGGCGGCATTTAAGTTAAACAGCTCAGGAGATACATTGATTGATGGCCCCACCGGCATCATTCACAAAAGAGCCATTGATGCAATGGCTGATATAAGCATGCTCCGGCTATTTAAGGCGTTTCTGGAAAGCACACCCCAACTTCTTCTTCAGATCTACATCCTGATGACATCTGATATTTCTACCTTCAGTCAGT CACTTAATGAAGGTGGAAGTAGCAGAGAGCAAG ATGCTTCGATCACCATGGGATTCAGCAGTATTTCCTGCTCAACTGTGGATTATCAGATAGCTTTGCGAAAATCCTTGCCTGATAGAAATGAATTTGCTGGGACATTTCCCAAAATAGTGTATCTTTTGTATAAACTGTTGACTTTAACTTCTTGGATACTTAGCATTGCACTGCTTACAGTACTGAGCACCAAATGTTCTATTGTTCTATTTGCGTTTCTTTGGGTTGGGGGTATAAGTTGGGTGCTGAAGCAGCACACTACATTTTGCAAATCCAAAGCAAAAGAAATTGTATATAGGATTATTGTAGGAATAATTCTTATTTTTACCTTCTTTAATATCAAGGGAGAAAAGACAAAAATCCCCCATTATGTTTATTATGGCACTCGAGCATTTATAACTATAGCTATAGTGTGTGCTTGCCTGTTCTGGAAATCAGTTTTTAATGGGAAAATACACTTGTTAGCTGTGATAATTGTAATTGTTCTTATGCTAATATTAGGTATTATTTTTCTTATTGTTTATTATACTTTTCTTCATCCTAATATTTATTGCACACAAGATGTAGTTGATGGAACAGGAAGTGAAAGTGAAGAAATTTGTAGAATAAGGGGATTTCTGATGCATTAA
- the XKR9 gene encoding XK-related protein 9 isoform X3 gives MQNIKSFKALWIFYWNACVRFKVIVQIFSFTWFEEDNSEKLNWIFALHALQGGIFTRYWFALKYGYQAAFKLNSSGDTLIDGPTGIIHKRAIDAMADISMLRLFKAFLESTPQLLLQIYILMTSDISTFSQSLNEGGSSREQDASITMGFSSISCSTVDYQIALRKSLPDRNEFAGTFPKIVYLLYKLLTLTSWILSIALLTVLSTKCSIVLFAFLWVGGISWVLKQHTTFCKSKAKEIVYRIIVGIILIFTFFNIKGEKTKIPHYVYYGTRAFITIAIVCACLFWKSVFNGKIHLLAVIIVIVLMLILGIIFLIVYYTFLHPNIYCTQDVVDGTGSESEEICRIRGFLMH, from the exons TAATTGTCCAGATTTTCAGTTTTACCTGGTTTGAAGAAGACAATTCTGAGAAGCTGAACTGGATTTTTGCATTACATGCCTTACAAGGTGGAATATTTACAAG GTATTGGTTTGCACTGAAGTATGGTTACCAGGCGGCATTTAAGTTAAACAGCTCAGGAGATACATTGATTGATGGCCCCACCGGCATCATTCACAAAAGAGCCATTGATGCAATGGCTGATATAAGCATGCTCCGGCTATTTAAGGCGTTTCTGGAAAGCACACCCCAACTTCTTCTTCAGATCTACATCCTGATGACATCTGATATTTCTACCTTCAGTCAGT CACTTAATGAAGGTGGAAGTAGCAGAGAGCAAG ATGCTTCGATCACCATGGGATTCAGCAGTATTTCCTGCTCAACTGTGGATTATCAGATAGCTTTGCGAAAATCCTTGCCTGATAGAAATGAATTTGCTGGGACATTTCCCAAAATAGTGTATCTTTTGTATAAACTGTTGACTTTAACTTCTTGGATACTTAGCATTGCACTGCTTACAGTACTGAGCACCAAATGTTCTATTGTTCTATTTGCGTTTCTTTGGGTTGGGGGTATAAGTTGGGTGCTGAAGCAGCACACTACATTTTGCAAATCCAAAGCAAAAGAAATTGTATATAGGATTATTGTAGGAATAATTCTTATTTTTACCTTCTTTAATATCAAGGGAGAAAAGACAAAAATCCCCCATTATGTTTATTATGGCACTCGAGCATTTATAACTATAGCTATAGTGTGTGCTTGCCTGTTCTGGAAATCAGTTTTTAATGGGAAAATACACTTGTTAGCTGTGATAATTGTAATTGTTCTTATGCTAATATTAGGTATTATTTTTCTTATTGTTTATTATACTTTTCTTCATCCTAATATTTATTGCACACAAGATGTAGTTGATGGAACAGGAAGTGAAAGTGAAGAAATTTGTAGAATAAGGGGATTTCTGATGCATTAA
- the XKR9 gene encoding XK-related protein 9 isoform X2, protein MVNHEIKTMRFTKRDFAMMALGIVVYIVDVGADLWVASNYFHQAHYTWGTLTLITLLLSSVIVQIFSFTWFEEDNSEKLNWIFALHALQGGIFTRYWFALKYGYQAAFKLNSSGDTLIDGPTGIIHKRAIDAMADISMLRLFKAFLESTPQLLLQIYILMTSDISTFSQYASITMGFSSISCSTVDYQIALRKSLPDRNEFAGTFPKIVYLLYKLLTLTSWILSIALLTVLSTKCSIVLFAFLWVGGISWVLKQHTTFCKSKAKEIVYRIIVGIILIFTFFNIKGEKTKIPHYVYYGTRAFITIAIVCACLFWKSVFNGKIHLLAVIIVIVLMLILGIIFLIVYYTFLHPNIYCTQDVVDGTGSESEEICRIRGFLMH, encoded by the exons ATGGTCAATCATGAAATCAAGACAATGAGATTTACTAAACGGGATTTTGCAATGATGGCTCTTGGAATTGTGGTTTATATAGTGGATGTTGGAGCAGATCTTTGGGTGGCAAGTAATTATTTCCACCAGGCACATTATACGTGGGGTACGTTAACATTGATTACACTACTTCTTTCATCAGTAATTGTCCAGATTTTCAGTTTTACCTGGTTTGAAGAAGACAATTCTGAGAAGCTGAACTGGATTTTTGCATTACATGCCTTACAAGGTGGAATATTTACAAG GTATTGGTTTGCACTGAAGTATGGTTACCAGGCGGCATTTAAGTTAAACAGCTCAGGAGATACATTGATTGATGGCCCCACCGGCATCATTCACAAAAGAGCCATTGATGCAATGGCTGATATAAGCATGCTCCGGCTATTTAAGGCGTTTCTGGAAAGCACACCCCAACTTCTTCTTCAGATCTACATCCTGATGACATCTGATATTTCTACCTTCAGTCAGT ATGCTTCGATCACCATGGGATTCAGCAGTATTTCCTGCTCAACTGTGGATTATCAGATAGCTTTGCGAAAATCCTTGCCTGATAGAAATGAATTTGCTGGGACATTTCCCAAAATAGTGTATCTTTTGTATAAACTGTTGACTTTAACTTCTTGGATACTTAGCATTGCACTGCTTACAGTACTGAGCACCAAATGTTCTATTGTTCTATTTGCGTTTCTTTGGGTTGGGGGTATAAGTTGGGTGCTGAAGCAGCACACTACATTTTGCAAATCCAAAGCAAAAGAAATTGTATATAGGATTATTGTAGGAATAATTCTTATTTTTACCTTCTTTAATATCAAGGGAGAAAAGACAAAAATCCCCCATTATGTTTATTATGGCACTCGAGCATTTATAACTATAGCTATAGTGTGTGCTTGCCTGTTCTGGAAATCAGTTTTTAATGGGAAAATACACTTGTTAGCTGTGATAATTGTAATTGTTCTTATGCTAATATTAGGTATTATTTTTCTTATTGTTTATTATACTTTTCTTCATCCTAATATTTATTGCACACAAGATGTAGTTGATGGAACAGGAAGTGAAAGTGAAGAAATTTGTAGAATAAGGGGATTTCTGATGCATTAA
- the XKR9 gene encoding XK-related protein 9 isoform X4 translates to MQIIVQIFSFTWFEEDNSEKLNWIFALHALQGGIFTRYWFALKYGYQAAFKLNSSGDTLIDGPTGIIHKRAIDAMADISMLRLFKAFLESTPQLLLQIYILMTSDISTFSQSLNEGGSSREQDASITMGFSSISCSTVDYQIALRKSLPDRNEFAGTFPKIVYLLYKLLTLTSWILSIALLTVLSTKCSIVLFAFLWVGGISWVLKQHTTFCKSKAKEIVYRIIVGIILIFTFFNIKGEKTKIPHYVYYGTRAFITIAIVCACLFWKSVFNGKIHLLAVIIVIVLMLILGIIFLIVYYTFLHPNIYCTQDVVDGTGSESEEICRIRGFLMH, encoded by the exons TAATTGTCCAGATTTTCAGTTTTACCTGGTTTGAAGAAGACAATTCTGAGAAGCTGAACTGGATTTTTGCATTACATGCCTTACAAGGTGGAATATTTACAAG GTATTGGTTTGCACTGAAGTATGGTTACCAGGCGGCATTTAAGTTAAACAGCTCAGGAGATACATTGATTGATGGCCCCACCGGCATCATTCACAAAAGAGCCATTGATGCAATGGCTGATATAAGCATGCTCCGGCTATTTAAGGCGTTTCTGGAAAGCACACCCCAACTTCTTCTTCAGATCTACATCCTGATGACATCTGATATTTCTACCTTCAGTCAGT CACTTAATGAAGGTGGAAGTAGCAGAGAGCAAG ATGCTTCGATCACCATGGGATTCAGCAGTATTTCCTGCTCAACTGTGGATTATCAGATAGCTTTGCGAAAATCCTTGCCTGATAGAAATGAATTTGCTGGGACATTTCCCAAAATAGTGTATCTTTTGTATAAACTGTTGACTTTAACTTCTTGGATACTTAGCATTGCACTGCTTACAGTACTGAGCACCAAATGTTCTATTGTTCTATTTGCGTTTCTTTGGGTTGGGGGTATAAGTTGGGTGCTGAAGCAGCACACTACATTTTGCAAATCCAAAGCAAAAGAAATTGTATATAGGATTATTGTAGGAATAATTCTTATTTTTACCTTCTTTAATATCAAGGGAGAAAAGACAAAAATCCCCCATTATGTTTATTATGGCACTCGAGCATTTATAACTATAGCTATAGTGTGTGCTTGCCTGTTCTGGAAATCAGTTTTTAATGGGAAAATACACTTGTTAGCTGTGATAATTGTAATTGTTCTTATGCTAATATTAGGTATTATTTTTCTTATTGTTTATTATACTTTTCTTCATCCTAATATTTATTGCACACAAGATGTAGTTGATGGAACAGGAAGTGAAAGTGAAGAAATTTGTAGAATAAGGGGATTTCTGATGCATTAA